The nucleotide window AATTGTTGTTTTAGATAAAGCGTGCTTAGAAACTTGTAAAGTAACTAATTCTAATAGATCTTCACATTATCAATTATTGAATTGTGATGAtcaaaaatctataaaaaaattaggatcCGATCCAACAACTTATAGACCAGATATAACACATCAGGtaagaaaaattgatttttcagctatatatcaatttaatgattttaattatttatttttattagtgcTTAATGGCTTTGTTAGATAGTCCTTTAAATAAAGCTGGGTTGAtgcaaatttatattcatacaACTAAAAATGTCTTAATTGAGGTCAATCCTCATGTTAGAATACCAAGAACGTTCAAACGTTTTTCAGGGTTGATGGGTAATTGTAATTCTCAAATTCTCTCTAATTATTATCTAGAGTCAAAAAACAACTAATTTCTCCTTTGATAATTAGTACAACTCCTACATAAATTAAGTATTCATTCTGTGGATGGAAACGAAAAGTTATTACGAGTGATAAAAAATCCAATAACAAATTATCTTCCCACAAGCTGTGTTAAATTAggtatgaataataaaaaaatttatccttttatttttattttcattttatttatttttttattttattattatttgattagcACTTTCATATGATGCTCAACCTGTTCGTCTTTCTCGATATTTACCAACAATACCTCCTGATCAATCGATTTGTATTGCTATTGGAGCTATGGCTCACGGCACGGATAATTTTGCTGATGATTGGGTAGATGAGAAAATTGGAATTTCTCAATATCCTCTTTCAGCAGCTGTTGCttgttcaaaattttgttgtgAATTAGAATCTTTTTGGGGGATTTGGTAAAGAttacttgtaaattttttatacatgatatgtcaaaaaataataaaaaaaaactttttttccaaTGAAAAGTtggtttataattattaattataataagttataactattaaattaaatattgttaataaaaaactatagattttttttctttcttgtaATCTCTAATTAACATTCATTtagttaatttctttaaacgtgtttctaaattaaaaataaactttgtaGCTtagattttacaaaaaaagaaaggtatcaaaaaattatcaaaccTACCTAATTCTTTTGAATAATCATCCAATTCTATAGCaactttttccaaaaaatccACTTGATCgcaaatttcatcaatttgtTGAACATAGGGTTCAAAATCcgtatctatttttttttaaaaaaaaaataaagtttaatatatgtctttaattaataatttactatattttactTACAAATCCTTTGTAATTTAGCCATTTCTACTACTAAATTTTGTGCCATTCCAGACATTTCTTTGTATCTATCTCTTGTAACTTTATTCATTGTTTCTAATAACTTATAGTCTTCTGTCGtagctattaaaaataattagtaattaataaaaataaaacaaaaagagaaaaaaatatatacatatgcttatgttataattaatcataCCTAAAAGTTCTCCTTTTAAATATTCACCAACTTTACTAAACATTTCTTCAGTTAATTTACTTACATTTTGTGATTTATTTCCAGTACTATCACTAGTAAAAGATTGTTTATCTATTTCAGATTGAATAGAGGTTTG belongs to Rhizophagus irregularis chromosome 13, complete sequence and includes:
- a CDS encoding Ribosomal RNA small subunit methyltransferase mra1 codes for the protein MAKTKRKNKNKKNREESKPYSNNPQSNNNSSKVSSDLPKQITNSNNEKINISISTQTDDKKNISIATQTDDIISITKDTINNNDNNNYSNINTDIFLVPKAPKLPKTFKEKESTRRLIVVLDKACLETCKVTNSNRSSHYQLLNCDDQKSIKKLGSDPTTYRPDITHQCLMALLDSPLNKAGLMQIYIHTTKNVLIEVNPHVRIPRTFKRFSGLMVQLLHKLSIHSVDGNEKLLRVIKNPITNYLPTSCVKLALSYDAQPVRLSRYLPTIPPDQSICIAIGAMAHGTDNFADDWVDEKIGISQYPLSAAVACSKFCCELESFWGIW